A single genomic interval of Bombus huntii isolate Logan2020A unplaced genomic scaffold, iyBomHunt1.1 ctg00000131.1, whole genome shotgun sequence harbors:
- the LOC126877189 gene encoding uncharacterized protein LOC126877189 — protein MAGYFKHALHIQACVPGPSTTKRPKVLKKKGYRRKETIPENDIINTDNTVTDSAVHDKTENKDVKTGDVLETTIDRTKRKAAIKAAINIKKQQSMSLVTKLRRLTLDDDSNRKRGGRPKKKESARSSSDEKNTKGPTKHSKTKKNVLSETISKEDAIQPERIEPLKSSMTTRDSNIKRTFSRSENTKGKYSNIIDDTVIPSARNDIEDPSMCEDALEKFTPLMNSTMDINSTYTQKMMDATAIVESLSPIKSNETVVINKNLASSIGKNNEPKFASRSPITLQEEVQQLNQAIGLTEFEELFAEDEPSREREMSNRNMTKQDIQNEMKKNVPV, from the exons atggctggctatttcAAGCATGCGCTACATATTCAAGCATGCG TCCCTGGCCCTTCAACTACAAAGAGGCCGaaagttttgaagaaaaaagGTTATCGCCGTAAAGAGACTATCCCAGAAAATGATATTATCAATACTGATAATACAGTAACAGATTCAGCAGTACatgataaaacagaaaataaagatgtaaaaaCTGGGGATGTGCTGGAAACAACAATTGACCGAACAAAAAGAAAGGCTGCAATAAAAGCTGCAATTAACATTAAAAAGCAGCAGTCAATGTCACTTGTTACAAAATTACGAAGGCTAACTCTTGATGATGACAGTAAT aGGAAACGTGGAGGCCGAcctaaaaaaaaggaaagtgcTAGAAGTagttcagatgaaaaaaacaCAAAAGGTCCTACAAAACAtagtaaaacaaaaaagaatgttttaagcgaaacaatttcaaaaGAAGATGCAATACAGCCAGAAAGGATTGAACCATTAAAGTCTTCAATGACAACAAGAGATAGTAATATAAAGAGAACTTTTTCACGGAGTGAAAACACGAAGggtaaatattctaatattattgATGATACAGTAATTCCATCAGCAAGAAATGATATTGAAGATCCTTCAATGTGCGAGGATGCACTTGAGAAATTTACTCCTCTTATGAATTCCACGATGGACATCAATTCTACTTATACGCAGAAGATGATGGACGCTACCGCAATTGTAGAATCTTTATCACCaataaaatcaaacgaaacggtagtaattaataaaaacttgGCTAGTAGTAtaggaaaaaataatgaacCTAAATTTGCATCACGGTCGCCAATAACTCTGCAGGAGGAGGTTCAGCAGCTGAATCAAGCGATTGGACTCACCGAGTTCGAAGAATTATTCGCAGAAGATGAGCCATCCCGTGAAAGGGAAATGTCTAATAGAAACATGACGAAACAGGACattcaaaatgaaatgaagaaaaatgtgCCCGTA